In Patescibacteria group bacterium, the following proteins share a genomic window:
- a CDS encoding SagB/ThcOx family dehydrogenase, with product MDAIKLIKPDLKKGLPLMEALNLRRTIRDLKPDELSLEHLSEILWAANGVNREDGKRTAPSACNKQMTEVYAILPDGIYFYDAPAHELKPVAKGDFRKLTAVHEFAFSAPLNLIFAADFDKMEKMPRQEPEENKISYARVEAGHQSENVHLYCASEGLGAAVRIIIPREELAKVMGLKPNQKIILAQTIGYPKLSDVQPK from the coding sequence ATGGACGCGATAAAACTTATAAAACCCGATTTAAAAAAAGGCTTGCCGCTAATGGAAGCGCTAAATTTAAGGCGTACCATCCGGGATTTAAAGCCCGATGAATTGTCTTTGGAGCATTTGTCTGAAATCCTTTGGGCGGCTAACGGAGTAAACAGGGAAGACGGCAAACGCACCGCTCCGTCGGCCTGCAATAAGCAAATGACCGAAGTGTACGCTATATTGCCGGACGGTATTTATTTTTACGATGCTCCGGCGCATGAATTAAAACCGGTTGCCAAAGGGGATTTTAGGAAATTAACCGCCGTCCATGAATTCGCTTTTAGCGCTCCACTAAATTTAATTTTTGCCGCTGATTTTGATAAGATGGAAAAGATGCCCCGCCAGGAGCCGGAAGAAAATAAAATATCGTACGCCCGCGTTGAAGCCGGGCACCAGTCAGAAAACGTTCATTTGTATTGCGCTTCCGAAGGGTTGGGCGCGGCTGTCAGGATCATAATTCCGAGGGAAGAACTCGCGAAAGTTATGGGTTTAAAGCCAAACCAAAAAATTATTTTAGCCCAGACAATCGGCTATCCTAAATTATCGGATGTTCAA